ATGTTTCTGCCTTATACACCCATATTGTGCATAACATGCAAATGTTTTATGCAGAAGTTGTACACTTTATACCAGATAAGGGCAAACCACTCctcaaatcatcatcatcatcatcatcatcatcatctatgcCTGTTGCCCCTTTCAGGTTAAAGCCCATAACAAGATTTATTGAGGCATTCTTGAGATCCTGTTCCAGTCATTCCAGTTGAGTCCCATTTTCTTAATATCTGCCTCCAGGACATGACATCAGTAAAGTCAAGAAGCTATAAGTGTCATTTGaaccatatatacagtagctcaCACAGTACCatagtgttacataaaacaacacagtagACTGAAAGTAAGTTGAGATCTGACATTTCAGCTCCACTCTACACTAAGCCAACTCACTGCTAACATCACAACTGGATAAATCATCAAAACATctgttcaaaaacaaaaacaaacttaacTTGTCCTGTGTTTCATCCGAACGCTTCAGTGGAGTAAGATTTATCACTAAGAGCAGgataagaaagaagaaaggagcACACAGGCAGCTCAAGTAAgaaatttgcatattaatatttaaagacaATAAATTACTGTCtgtcaaaatacaaaaaaaatttccTTAAACTAGACTCTTACACCTCAAAGAGTCTCTGCAATTGGGCCTATTTGAGTGaccctctctttctttcgttGTGTGTTTAGCTTCAGAAAAGCACAAGTCTCTGTCCCCAAAGTCACAGGTGTTATCATGaccacgtgtgtgtgagaccccaTCGATACGCAGGCTTCTCTTCAGAAGATCCTCAGCTCTCTGCAGCACCAAGTGGAAGTCACACAGACTTTTACAGCTGCGCAGAACCCCAGCCACTGACCTGCTGTTCACCTCCTCCACCCCGCTCACACACCCTGACAAAAACAGGACAGGCTTCACATATACAActaaatcacaaacacaaacagaatgtAAATGGCAGAAATTCAAAAAGAATCACTGGaagtataaatatttatttagattgttgtataatattaagGACTGAAACAGCAAGAACTGTTCAATAACTACACCCACAAAGGGTAAGTTCTGCTATACTGAGTGGACATCAACACATCACTGCATTAAATAGATTCATATCATCATCAGTGTAAGTGTTATAATTACAGAATAATTACATGCACTATATGGCAAAATAATGTGCACCCTGACTATAATGTGTGGTTCTTTACCAAACTGTTGTCACAAAGTtgaacacacacaattgtatagaatgtctttgtatagtGTAGCTTTATAGTTTCCCTTAACTGTAAGCATGAGGCCCAAAACCTGTCCCAGCATGACAAagaccctgtgcacaaagtgctCAATGTGAGATGGTGCCTGTACCAGCAAAATCAggcaggaaatgacatcatgaaTCCAGTTTAAGGCAGAAAATAAGATTTGTGATACTTCAGTGTGATAAGAGGAACACATGTAATCCTATAAATATCCAAACTATTAcaactataactataaataaataaatagtttctcATACTTTCTCCACAGCTTGCTAAACTATGCGACTAACTCTCTTGATAGACCAAATGTTGATGTTCCCAGGACTTCCACTTAAACAACAGCAATGTTTTATCTGTCATTTTCTGCTGCTGATTTTTCTTATTGGGTTAAAACTAACAGTAAaaatacacacctacacatcgTAGAATGCTGGACTTAGAGGCAGTTGGAGTGATGAGAATCCTCTCAACCTCACTATCCAAGAGCTCAGAGCACAAAGACAGCTCATCTGTGCAGGGAAAACAACACTGAGGATCAGTTTACAGCCTCACAGAAACACTACGCTTCCCTAAGCTTCAGAgatcttttttaatatatgaGGCTGATGATTTTTCAGATTGTGGCAGAGTTGATTTCTACAGACTGGCCTGTACCGTCAGAGTAAAAAGGGGCCTGCTGGCGTGTCTTCATGAGTACAGGATGCTTGAAAATATCTGGGCTGCAAaccaacaaaaacagaacaaaaaaatataagagCAGTGACAGAGCATTTGGGAACTtgtgagaaaaacagaaacaaaaacacaaaacacagttaTATAATTGTCCTTAGTATCTGTCTGAGTTAAATATTAcccaaaaaaatctgtaaatgaaATATTACGGACTCCATTTTTGCCAGacattataaatatttctgatattttttccTCCTATTTGCTCCATCACTTGGAatattttgttctgtatttaCTCAGATCTTTGTTGCattagtaaataatgtaaataatccatactgcatttttaaatgtatttaactcAGAGGAAGGTCATgatgatggagtgtgtgatgtaatATACTGAGAGGAGTCTGGTTATGATGCATCATATCGGAAGGAGAAGCAGGAAAGAACCAGGTTTAAAGTGGTTTTCTAAAATGTAGGTCAGTGTGAatattgtaattaaaataataaattactacaataaaatatatgcaacatcattatttttactgaaatgaGTTTCAGGTATACACGTGAATATGGTCACATGAATATGGTCCCACCTGCTCACAGGTCTGTCTCTTGgtagtttggtgtgtgtggcaCTGTCAGGGATTTCATTTCCTGGGTCATCTTTGCTTCTGCTTCTATTCAGATTTGTTTCATCTGTTTTacctttttccatttctttcatccctctgtttagttgtgtgtagctgtgttgaGTGTCCTTCCTCCCCGACTCCACCTCATATACTCGGCTTTGACCTCTGGCCTTTCGCACTACCGAGTCCTCCCACAATTCCTCTCTGCTGTTTTTGGGCTGAGCTAAAGTATTTTCTGCACCTTTTTCCAAATCATCCTGAGGaactcacacacaaccacaaaatAACTTTCTCCAACATCATCGACGGTTGTGAATACcgtacaataacacacacatacacacagaccaGCTGTCGTCTTTCTAGCTGCTGAATTCTCTGCTGGATTTCCCACGCTGACTGGCGATGTCTCTGTAGATCAGACTCCACACTTGGACAAGCTATAGATCCAGCTGAAGGACAGAGCAGAGACGGGAATAATGATTTGAAAAATAATGATAGAGTTAAtactagaaataataataatatctcttAAACAGGAAACCACCCCACCAAGTTTTTTACATGTTTGCAAAACAAAGGTAGCTGCCTTTCTGACTTCTTCGTCATTTGCATCGGTCAACAGAGAGATCATCAGAGGCAGTCCTCCACCATGCAACAACTGAGACTGATGCTCctctacacacagacaagaaaaaaaaacatttagtttgTTCAGTGTCTTTAGAAAAGACAATAGATGTTAGATGCACTCTGACCACATGCATCGGTGCAGTGCCCAAGTGTCAAGACCACGGCCAGCTGGTCTCGTGGACTGAGGCTTGGGCTGGACAGCAACAGCAGAAGGTCTGGTACTAAACTAAGCTCAGACAGAACCGGAGCTAAAGCTTCTGAGAAAGAAAGTCAAAAATACCAAAGTTATACTCCAGAACTTTTTAACATAATCTCTATCTGTAATTGTACAATGCATTGGAGGTAAAGTgtgagcaggtgtgtgttttaccGTTGTCAGTGATGCAGGCAGACAGTGTTCTGGTAATTACTGTAGCGATCATACAGGCTGCAGGATTCTCTGTGCACTTAGAAACCGCACTAGACAAAGTGTCTGAGAGTGTGAGCAGTCCTCCAACTGATGCAAAATACTCCTGTACACATGCtggaaaatacacacattagtataACAGTgggcacatatactgtacaacattaaATCATGCTCTACTGGTCACTTACAGTTATTAGCCACAGTCATGCCAATGAAAGAGCAGATGGGTTGAGCCAGCTCTGCCCTAAATGTGGATAGCTGCTGGAGCCAAACTTTTACCAGCggcaacacacacatgcatgcacactgGTTCTCCTCTGCACAAGAAATGGACacaaagaaattttaaaaactttGACTGTGTACATCTGAACTGCAGAATTTTGAATGACATCATAATTGCATACAATAGATTCTCAGAGCCTAATACCATCTCAAACCATATCAGCTATTATTGAGATAAACACTGCAACTGGCTTTGGCTAGTTTTACTGCACTGATCCGGTTTCACCCTACAGTTTATGAGGAAAAGCCTGTGTACCGTTTTGGGGGTTGTTGACACAGGCACAGAGCGCACTGGACACTGACGTCCACAGCTGCAGCAGCTCATTAGTTCCTTCAGCCATGGGATAAGTGCTCCTGACAACACAGGGtgagacagaacacacactgatcactgcATGAGTGTGTTTAGAAGGCATGTGTGAAGCCAATCATCTTTCAGACATGAAGAATATCTGTTCTCAAAATCACAGCATTAAATCCACTATCTCACAGATATACAAGCAATTTGGGAACAAAAAGTTTTAAtgctttatcatttttaatcaagATACTTTTCTCCTATTTTAAGCCTGTCTATTCGGAATTTTGTTTGATCGTAATCACAAACGGAGGCTCTATTAAACGCGTAAATTTGCATAAAAGTGGTGTGAAGTTTATGCACCTGAATAAGTTGAGCAGGACATCAATACACTTTGATGATTTAGCAAGGCTCTGTCCctgttctaaaataaaaacaaaagtatatgTTCATGATCCAGAGTAATGTATGGAGGCAGGCATGACATCAGCACTAATGAGCAATGGGGTCATTAATAGGTTATTAAATCATCGTGTCTGTTATCAAGTCTTTTTGTCCAGATTATGTTCAGCTTTCTAAATAATTCTTAAAgtgcctttatttttgttcagaaTCTTGCATGTGAAGCAAATCTTACTGTTGTTGGAAACTAATACACAAAGCATGTACACTGCCACCCTCTTCAGTGTGAGGGACACTTCCTGTTCCATGCAGTCTGCCAAGCCACAGAACATCTCCTCTCTACACAGGCTCTGCTTACAGCTCtctaaaaaccatacacatcgCTCAGTGTTAGTGAGTGTAGGTCAGTGTCTTTAAGTCACATTTCCAtcttaataaaatgcaaaacacacaccGTTAAATTCAGCCAGAGAGCTGAGCGTGAATAGAGCCGTCTCTTTAACCTCACAGTAATTGCTGGCTCTGGACAGGTTATAGATGAAGGTAACACCTCCAAACTCTCTGAGGAACTCCACATTCTGACCTGCTGACCAGAGAGGAACCAAtgctgtacgtgtgtgtgtttgtgtttatgactTATTGTGATTTTACAGCCTGCTTGTTAAACTGACTGTTTTGTTGGCAGATGGAGACGATGGTGAGCAGAGCTTGTTTCTGAGATGCTGGACATTTCATCTGGTACTTCAGACACTCAACTAATAGGTGCAGATCAGTCCTGATGGCTGTAAAAGATTACATAAAGTCATAAAACTAAACTTGATATACAGTGAAAAGAGGATAAGTAATGAAAGAAAcacttaaaacaaattaaatgcaCTGATCTTGTCCAGGACAAGACAGTTTTGCTTAAATATTCTACTGAGTGGTGGCTCCAGCagtgttgatcagaggatcagggttcatgtcccaacactgccaagctgccactgttgggcccctgagtaaggcccttaactctctctgctccagggctCTGTATCGTGTCTGAccctgtgttctgaccccaacctccaaaaatTTAGGATATGAAGAAAGAATGTCACTGAACAATGATGtagatgtgaaataaaaaataaagtctattcttttctttttactgatTCAGGTCTTTTAGTTCTGCTTAACGATTGTCCACTGTTTTGTCTCCTAAAGAATTATCTGAAACTGGTTTGCGAAATCTTAATCTACCCTCCAATAAACTACTACAATAGCTACATTAACTCATATACCTACCTGCATTAACTACATTAACTACAATAACTACATTAACTCATATACCTACCTGCATTAACTACATTAACTACAATAACTACATTGACTACAATAACTACATTAACTATATTAACTGAAATAACTACAATAATTACATTAACTCTTATACGTAACTACATTAACTACATTAACTACTATAACTACATTAACTAAAATAACTACAATAACTACATTAACTCATATAACTACAATAACTACATTACCTACTATAACTACATTAACTCCTATAACTTACCATTTAACATTGTGAACACAACCTGGTTTCTTCTTCTGTAATGAAGTAacttcagaaaacaaaacaatataaaattattttatattttttattttttaagatcaCAATTGTATTATTCAATATaagattatatttttaatcacaaatcaaattaaactgaaaattTACCTCAGGATTCACACTGAGTTTATATAAACCCTTATATGAGTTTATACATTAATGCTAACTGGCTAATTTACCTCAGGATTCACACCACTGTGATTGTTCAGCTACATTACTACATTACCCAGAATGCTCGTGTAACCGTGAAGCGGAAGTAAACTGGTCTATTTTCACAGGTCGTCACTGTTATTGTCAgtgtatatagatatatacatatatgtatagatatctatTGTCACTGTATAGTAAGTTAATAATAACACAAACTAACTTATTGTTATAGGactcacacttacatacattaCAGGAGTCTTTGTGCTAACCGactcatttatttctctttaacaACTAAACACGTATTATTAAGATTTCTCTCTTTAATGGTGTATTTGCGTGATATTATAaggaataaataattataataagttATTTTTGATGTTTGTACAGTTTAAACGCTACAATCAGAaggtttatatgtttattaataatccTCAGCTGTAGGTGCTTTAGACTCCGCCCACACCGGCAGTGACGTCATCCAGCATGGCCGCGCGTCTCCTGCAGCAGCTCGGCCGGTCGAGTCGTGCACGTTTGTCCGCTGGTGTTCCTCCTGCTGCCGGTGTGCAGCTCGTACAGACACGGGGAAGGAGATCAGACCGAGAACATGGACCTGAGCTGGAGCTCCAGCTGAGCCGCCTGCATGTGGACGCGCTGCTGCGCACTAATGAGCAGTTTGTACGAGTTCCGGAGTTTGATGGACGCGGAGGTCTGAGTCCGGTGCTGAAGTTCGAAAGCAATCAGCTCGCTGCTAATTGTCCTCTAGAGGACCGGCGCAGCAGCGCCACCTGCCTACGGACGCGGGGGCTGCTGTTCGGTGTGTTTGATGGTCACGGTGGTCACGCCAATGCTCAGGTGGTCAGTGAGCGTCTGCCTTATTATGTTGCTGTAGCGATGATGTCAGAGTCCAGCCTGGAGGATCTGGAGGCTTCCATGGAGACGTTACGGCCAGTACCACCGATTCTGCAGTGGTACAGACACCACAATGACCACGTATACCGAGAGTCTGCTGCTCTTTACATCAATCACTTGCGTGTTTTCTGGCAGGAGCTGCTCGCCAGCGAAGAGCACGGAGATGGAATGAACCCCAGCGACGCCCTCAGCTATGCTTTCCAGCGCCTGGACGCGGATCTTTCTCTGGAGGCGCAAGTCCCTCTGGCGAGTGATCTGATGCGGAACACGGCGGTACAGGCGGCTTTTGCAGGGTGCACGGCTTGTCTCGCTCATATAGGACCCGAAGGAATTTACGTAGCGAACGCCGGAGACTGTCGAGCCGTGCTCGGAGTGCAGGAAAGTGACGGGAGCTGGAGCGCGCTGCCTCTTTCACAGGACCACAACACAACCAACTCAGCTGAAGTGGAGCGAGTACTCTCTCAGCATCCATCTAGTGAGCGCCAGACGGTCATCGTGGACGACAGGCTGCTCGGCGTGTTGATGCCCCTGCGAGCTTTTGGAGATGTTCGGTTTAAATGGAGTCGTGAGCTGCAGCAGAGTGTGTTAGAAAATGGAGGCTGTGACTCAGAGGCACTAAATATTTATCAATACGCACCACCTAATTACCTCACGCCACCGTACCTTGAGGCCACACCTGAGGTCACTTATCACCGTCTGCGCCCTCAGGACCGCTTCCTCATCCTGGCGTCGGACGGGTTGTGGGATGAAATGGACAACGAAGAGGCGGTCCGGCTGGTGGCAGAACATTTAACCGGCATCCACCTGCAGGCTCCTGTCTCGGTCAGCCAGCAAAAGTTCAGCCTGGGACAGATGCACCAGCTGCTGCTACAGCGCCAGGCACGTGCCACCCCCGCACTCGACCTCAATGCAGCTACACATCTGATTCGCCACGCTCTCGGTACAAACGAGTATGGAGAGATGGACCAGGAGAGACTAGCAGCCATGTTGGCGCTCCCAGATGACCTGGCACGCATGTACCGTGATGACATCACCAtcactgtgatttattttaactCTAGTCTCAACAAAACTTCACGGAACCCTTTGTGACGGATCTCTATATAAAAACTGACCTGTAAGCAGCCCTCGAtctctgataaacactgacaaacaccGAGGTGTTCAGTCTGGTGTTCCATGGATgaagtttaaatataaaataaaaaggtggaTGTAGAAACAAGTTTTAATATTGATATTGTTCTGAAGATCAACATTTGTGACAACTGAGTTTCACAACCCTGTGTGCAGAGATTATTTTCTTGATACTTTTATCACatttttctgataaaaaaataaagaaatgaaatctgTTCTTAACTGTAAGTGAACCTGGTCACTTGGTTTACGAGTTTCCGCTTGTATACTAGCAGTAGATCAAACctgtaaagatgcttttttttttaagaaaatgtgaCTTATTTGATCTCCTGTacacaaaaactac
Above is a window of Tachysurus vachellii isolate PV-2020 chromosome 9, HZAU_Pvac_v1, whole genome shotgun sequence DNA encoding:
- the terb1 gene encoding LOW QUALITY PROTEIN: telomere repeats-binding bouquet formation protein 1 (The sequence of the model RefSeq protein was modified relative to this genomic sequence to represent the inferred CDS: inserted 2 bases in 1 codon; substituted 1 base at 1 genomic stop codon); the protein is MTSLPLLHYRRRNQVVFTMLNAIRTDLHLLVECLKYQMKCPASQKQALLTIVSICQQNSQNVEFLREFGGVTFIYNLSRASNYCEVKETALFTLSSLAEFNESCKQSLCREEMFCGLADCMEQEVSLTLKRVAVYMLCVLVSNNKQGQSLAKSSKCIDVLLNLFRSTYPMAEGTNELLQLWTSVSSALCACVNNPQNEENQCACMCVLPLVKVWLQQLSTFRAELAQPICSFIGMTVANNSCVQEYFASVGGLLTLSDTLSSAVSKCTENPAACMIATVITRTLSACITDNEALAPVLSELSLVPDLLLLLSSPSLSPRDQLAVVLTLGHCTDACEEHQSQLLHGGGLPLMISLLTDANDEEVRKAATFVLQTCKKLAGSIACPSVESDLQRHRQSAWEIQQRIQQLERRQLDDLEKGAENTLAQPKNSREELWEDSVVRKARGQSRVYEVESGRKDTQHSYTQLNRGMKEMEKGKTDETNLNRSRSKDDPGNEIPDSATHTKLPRDRPVSSPDIFKHPVLMKTRQQAPFYSDDELSLCSELLDSEVERILITPTASKSSILRCVGCVSGVEEVNSRSVAGVLRSCKSLCDFHLVLQRAEDLLKRSLRIDGVSHTRGHDNTCDFGDRDLCFSEAKHTTKEREGHSNRPNCRDSLRLINLTPLKRSDETQDKLSSDMENRHVSRLQNPRGNDRRQSSLWFXSSDRHRDRKDYSEDELKYLSEGVRRFGHSWNTILWAYPFQQGRTNVDLAKKYRKLQQCLSLSQDLXEQESVEQRVHERRRGL
- the pdp2 gene encoding pyruvate dehydrogenase [acetyl-transferring]-phosphatase 2, mitochondrial; translated protein: MAARLLQQLGRSSRARLSAGVPPAAGVQLVQTRGRRSDREHGPELELQLSRLHVDALLRTNEQFVRVPEFDGRGGLSPVLKFESNQLAANCPLEDRRSSATCLRTRGLLFGVFDGHGGHANAQVVSERLPYYVAVAMMSESSLEDLEASMETLRPVPPILQWYRHHNDHVYRESAALYINHLRVFWQELLASEEHGDGMNPSDALSYAFQRLDADLSLEAQVPLASDLMRNTAVQAAFAGCTACLAHIGPEGIYVANAGDCRAVLGVQESDGSWSALPLSQDHNTTNSAEVERVLSQHPSSERQTVIVDDRLLGVLMPLRAFGDVRFKWSRELQQSVLENGGCDSEALNIYQYAPPNYLTPPYLEATPEVTYHRLRPQDRFLILASDGLWDEMDNEEAVRLVAEHLTGIHLQAPVSVSQQKFSLGQMHQLLLQRQARATPALDLNAATHLIRHALGTNEYGEMDQERLAAMLALPDDLARMYRDDITITVIYFNSSLNKTSRNPL